One genomic segment of Amycolatopsis sp. WQ 127309 includes these proteins:
- a CDS encoding FdhF/YdeP family oxidoreductase produces the protein MTREAPAQDVNEAQLEVHKPKGWAAGIPGVAVSLLRSVEQMGTGRTVKALRLLNQRQGFDCPGCAWPEPREVDGEHRKLAEFCENGAKAVAEEATKRRVGREFFAAHPIAELRGKTDYWLGQQGRITEPFVLREGASHYEPISWDDAFELVAGELKALTDPNEAFFYTSGRTSNEAAFLYQLMVRSFGTNNLPDCSNMCHESSGAALQATTGIGKGSVSLADIHKADLIVVVGQNPGTNHPRMLSALEEAKGNGAKIIAVNPLPEAGLMRFKNPQNVRGVVGKGTPLADEFAQIRLGGDLALFQAVGHLLLTWDEQAPGTIVDWEFVQHSTEYFDDYAKHLHRIDWPEVERATGLPREQIERVARMIASSERTIYCWAMGLTQHKHAVPTISEIANLALMRGMIGKPGAGLCPVRGHSNVQGDRTMGIWEKMPQSFMDALAGEFGIDVPREHGLDTVDSIHAMRDGRGKVFFAVGGNFASATPDTEATEKALRSCSLTVHVSTKLNRSHVVHGRTALVLPTLGRTERDVQAAGEQFVTVEDSMSQVHASHGRLKPASEHLLSEVAIVCRLAEKLLGAGHAVPWRTFEGDYDLIRDRIARVVTGCDDYNRRVREPDGFVLPNAPRDSREFSGTANGKANFTVSGLEYPKVPEGRLLLQTMRSHDQYNTTIYGLSDRYRGIENARRVVLVNPDDLAALGLADAAMVDLVSEWHDGDRRAPAFRVVSYPTARGCAAAYFPEANALVPLGSVADKSNTPVSKAIVVRLEPQP, from the coding sequence ATGACCCGTGAGGCGCCGGCACAGGACGTGAACGAAGCCCAGCTCGAAGTGCACAAGCCGAAGGGCTGGGCGGCCGGCATACCCGGCGTGGCCGTGTCGCTCCTGCGCAGCGTCGAGCAGATGGGCACCGGCCGGACGGTCAAGGCGCTGCGGCTGCTGAACCAGCGCCAGGGCTTCGACTGCCCGGGCTGCGCGTGGCCGGAGCCCCGCGAGGTCGACGGGGAGCACCGCAAGCTGGCCGAGTTCTGTGAGAACGGGGCGAAGGCCGTCGCCGAGGAGGCGACGAAACGGCGGGTCGGCCGGGAGTTCTTCGCCGCGCACCCGATCGCCGAACTGCGCGGGAAGACCGACTACTGGCTGGGCCAGCAGGGCCGGATCACCGAACCCTTCGTGCTGCGCGAAGGCGCGTCGCACTACGAACCGATCTCCTGGGACGACGCCTTCGAGCTGGTCGCGGGCGAGCTGAAGGCCCTGACCGACCCGAACGAGGCGTTCTTCTACACCTCGGGCCGGACCAGCAACGAAGCCGCGTTCCTCTACCAGCTGATGGTGCGCTCGTTCGGCACCAACAACCTGCCGGACTGCTCGAACATGTGCCACGAGTCCTCGGGCGCGGCGCTGCAGGCGACCACCGGCATCGGCAAGGGCTCGGTGAGCCTGGCCGACATCCACAAGGCCGACCTGATCGTCGTCGTCGGGCAGAACCCGGGCACCAACCACCCGCGGATGCTCTCGGCGCTGGAGGAGGCCAAGGGCAACGGCGCGAAGATCATCGCGGTCAACCCGCTGCCCGAAGCCGGGCTGATGCGGTTCAAGAACCCGCAGAACGTCCGCGGCGTCGTCGGCAAGGGCACGCCGCTGGCCGACGAGTTCGCCCAGATCCGCCTCGGTGGCGACCTGGCGCTGTTCCAGGCCGTCGGGCACCTGCTGCTGACCTGGGACGAGCAGGCGCCGGGCACGATCGTCGACTGGGAGTTCGTCCAGCACTCGACCGAGTACTTCGACGACTACGCCAAGCACCTGCACCGCATCGACTGGCCCGAGGTCGAGCGGGCCACCGGCCTGCCGCGGGAGCAGATCGAGCGCGTCGCGCGGATGATCGCGTCCTCGGAGCGGACGATCTACTGCTGGGCGATGGGCCTGACGCAGCACAAGCACGCCGTCCCGACGATCTCGGAGATCGCGAACCTGGCGCTGATGCGCGGGATGATCGGCAAGCCGGGCGCGGGCCTGTGCCCGGTGCGCGGGCACTCGAACGTCCAGGGCGACCGGACGATGGGCATCTGGGAGAAGATGCCGCAGTCCTTCATGGACGCCCTCGCCGGCGAGTTCGGCATCGACGTCCCGCGCGAGCACGGCCTCGACACCGTCGACTCGATCCACGCGATGCGCGACGGCCGCGGCAAGGTCTTCTTCGCCGTGGGCGGCAACTTCGCCTCGGCGACGCCGGACACGGAGGCGACCGAGAAGGCGCTCCGGTCGTGCTCGCTGACCGTGCACGTCTCGACGAAGCTGAACCGCTCGCACGTCGTCCACGGCCGCACGGCATTGGTGCTGCCGACGCTCGGCCGCACCGAGCGCGACGTCCAGGCCGCGGGCGAGCAGTTCGTCACGGTCGAGGACTCGATGTCGCAGGTGCACGCCTCCCACGGGCGGCTGAAGCCGGCGAGCGAGCACCTGCTGTCCGAGGTCGCGATCGTCTGCCGGCTGGCGGAGAAGCTGCTCGGCGCCGGGCACGCGGTGCCGTGGCGGACGTTCGAGGGTGACTACGACCTGATCCGCGACCGGATCGCGCGGGTCGTGACCGGCTGCGACGACTACAACCGCCGGGTCCGCGAGCCGGACGGGTTCGTGCTGCCGAACGCGCCGCGCGACTCCCGCGAGTTCAGCGGCACGGCCAACGGCAAGGCCAACTTCACGGTGTCCGGACTGGAGTACCCGAAGGTGCCCGAAGGGCGGCTGCTGCTGCAGACGATGCGCAGCCACGACCAGTACAACACCACGATCTACGGCCTGTCCGACCGCTACCGCGGCATCGAGAACGCCCGCCGCGTCGTGCTCGTCAACCCGGACGACCTGGCCGCACTGGGGCTGGCGGACGCCGCGATGGTCGACCTCGTGTCGGAATGGCACGACGGCGACCGCCGCGCCCCGGCGTTCCGGGTGGTGTCCTACCCGACGGCCCGCGGCTGCGCGGCGGCGTACTTCCCCGAGGCGAACGCGCTCGTGCCGCTCGGCTCGGTGGCCGACAAGTCGAACACGCCGGTGTCCAAGGCGATCGTGGTGCGGCTGGAGCCGCAGCCCTGA
- a CDS encoding LCP family protein yields the protein MHALGKVVVAGVAVVVFCGTAYGYANLRSLDEVTRDDVIGAAAKPGEQPADGSLDILLVGRDSRDDQQGNPMPADLLRELRVGPNGDDLTDTLIVLRIPNGTQEVKAFSIPRDSYVSMPGGKGKINAAFGRAKAGEARNRREAGETDKKKIDQEALTAGRRATRQAVEDLTGVTIDHFAEVNLLSFYEISKAVGGVDVCLKTDTKDRNSGADFKAGPQRIAGADALAFVRQRDNVKGGDLGRARRQQVFLAGLAKQVLSSGTLSDPGKLSDLIDAVKRSVVLDGSWNLLDFVAQMRGVSGGGIQFATIPTVNVDYRYDPANPRATAVQVDPAQVKAFVAGLIGAAAPAAPALIVDVANASGRSGLAARVGDLLRDKGFAPGTAGNTASRRTSLVRFGPDLADRGAEVAKLLGGLTTQQASSVPAGHIEVVLGTVYSGPGIAGGGGAPGGDEPITSGGVVCVD from the coding sequence GTGCATGCACTGGGGAAGGTCGTCGTCGCCGGGGTCGCCGTGGTCGTCTTCTGCGGCACGGCTTACGGCTACGCGAACCTGCGTTCGCTCGACGAGGTCACCCGCGACGACGTGATCGGCGCCGCGGCGAAACCGGGCGAGCAGCCGGCCGACGGCTCGCTCGACATCCTGCTGGTCGGCCGCGACTCGCGTGACGACCAGCAGGGCAACCCGATGCCGGCGGACCTGCTGCGCGAACTGCGCGTGGGCCCGAACGGCGACGACCTGACCGACACCCTCATCGTGCTGCGGATCCCGAACGGCACCCAGGAGGTCAAGGCGTTCTCGATCCCGCGGGACAGCTACGTCTCGATGCCGGGCGGCAAGGGGAAGATCAACGCCGCGTTCGGGCGCGCCAAGGCCGGGGAGGCGCGGAACCGCCGGGAGGCGGGGGAGACGGACAAGAAGAAGATCGACCAGGAGGCGCTCACCGCGGGCCGCCGCGCGACGCGGCAGGCGGTCGAGGACCTCACCGGCGTCACGATCGACCACTTCGCCGAGGTCAACCTGCTGAGCTTCTACGAGATCAGCAAGGCCGTCGGCGGCGTCGACGTCTGCCTGAAGACGGACACGAAGGACCGCAACTCCGGCGCCGACTTCAAGGCGGGTCCCCAGCGGATCGCGGGCGCGGACGCGCTGGCCTTCGTGCGCCAGCGCGACAACGTCAAGGGCGGCGACCTCGGACGCGCCCGGCGGCAGCAGGTCTTCCTGGCGGGGCTGGCGAAGCAGGTCCTGTCGTCGGGGACGCTGAGCGACCCGGGCAAGCTGTCGGACCTCATCGACGCGGTGAAGCGCTCGGTGGTCCTCGACGGGTCCTGGAACCTGCTCGACTTCGTGGCGCAGATGCGCGGGGTTTCCGGCGGGGGCATCCAGTTCGCGACGATCCCGACGGTCAACGTGGACTACCGGTACGACCCGGCCAACCCGCGCGCCACCGCGGTGCAGGTGGATCCGGCTCAGGTCAAGGCGTTCGTGGCGGGGCTGATCGGCGCCGCGGCCCCGGCCGCCCCCGCGCTGATCGTCGACGTGGCCAACGCGAGCGGACGCTCGGGCCTGGCCGCACGAGTCGGGGATCTTCTGCGGGACAAGGGATTCGCGCCGGGAACGGCGGGCAACACGGCCTCGCGCCGGACGTCGTTGGTCCGTTTCGGCCCGGACCTCGCGGACCGCGGCGCGGAGGTCGCGAAGCTCCTGGGCGGCTTGACGACCCAGCAGGCGTCCTCGGTCCCGGCGGGCCACATCGAAGTGGTGCTGGGAACGGTGTATTCGGGCCCCGGAATAGCGGGCGGCGGCGGCGCACCGGGCGGCGACGAACCGATCACCTCGGGCGGCGTCGTCTGCGTGGACTGA
- a CDS encoding SDR family NAD(P)-dependent oxidoreductase, with protein MSGPGNGVLVTGASRGIGRAVAGAFAANGHRVAVHYGTRRADAEATLAALPGDGHVLVTGDLADPAAAQRIADTAEAGLGGVDILVNNAGVAPTPETAHPVTGVSYADWQRIWRHTVDVNLLGAANLSYCVARHLMTRGVPGRIVNVGSRGAFRGEPDNPAYGASKAALHAFGQSLAVSLAPHGIAVTSVAPGFTATERQLDRIDDALRAQSPFGRVGTPEEVAAAVLYLASADATWASGAILDLNGASHLRM; from the coding sequence GTGAGCGGACCCGGGAACGGCGTCCTCGTCACCGGGGCGTCCCGCGGCATCGGGCGCGCGGTGGCCGGCGCCTTCGCGGCGAACGGCCACCGCGTCGCCGTCCACTACGGCACCCGGCGGGCGGACGCCGAGGCGACGCTCGCCGCCCTGCCCGGTGACGGGCACGTGCTCGTCACCGGCGACCTCGCCGACCCGGCGGCCGCCCAGCGGATCGCCGACACGGCCGAGGCCGGGCTCGGCGGCGTCGACATCCTGGTGAACAACGCGGGTGTCGCGCCGACGCCGGAGACGGCCCACCCCGTCACCGGGGTGTCCTACGCGGACTGGCAGCGGATCTGGCGGCACACGGTCGACGTCAACCTGCTGGGCGCGGCCAACCTCAGCTACTGCGTCGCCCGGCACCTGATGACCCGCGGGGTGCCCGGCCGGATCGTCAACGTCGGCTCACGCGGCGCGTTCCGCGGCGAGCCCGACAACCCGGCGTACGGCGCGAGCAAGGCCGCCCTGCACGCGTTCGGCCAGTCCCTCGCCGTGTCGCTGGCGCCGCACGGGATCGCGGTGACGTCCGTGGCGCCCGGCTTCACCGCCACCGAGCGCCAGCTGGACCGCATCGACGACGCGTTGCGCGCGCAGAGCCCGTTCGGCCGGGTCGGCACGCCCGAGGAGGTCGCGGCGGCCGTGCTGTACCTGGCTTCCGCCGACGCGACCTGGGCGTCCGGCGCGATCCTCGACCTCAACGGCGCGTCCCACCTGCGCATGTGA
- a CDS encoding VOC family protein, producing MTRPAFHLAIPVDDLGRARAFYGGVLGLSEGRSADKWVDWDFRGHQVVTHVVAGARAEAGRNPVDGHDVPVPHFGLVLTVEDFHVLAGRLRDAGTEFVIEPYQRFAGEPGEQWTMFLHDPAGNALEFKAFRDESQLFAL from the coding sequence GTGACCCGTCCCGCCTTCCACCTCGCCATCCCCGTCGACGACTTGGGCCGCGCCCGCGCCTTCTACGGCGGTGTGCTCGGCCTGAGCGAAGGCCGTTCCGCCGACAAGTGGGTCGACTGGGACTTCCGCGGCCACCAGGTCGTCACCCACGTCGTCGCCGGGGCGCGTGCCGAAGCCGGGCGCAACCCCGTCGACGGCCACGACGTCCCGGTGCCGCACTTCGGGCTGGTGCTGACCGTCGAGGACTTCCACGTCCTGGCCGGACGGCTGCGTGACGCGGGCACCGAGTTCGTCATCGAGCCCTACCAGCGCTTCGCCGGCGAGCCGGGTGAGCAGTGGACGATGTTCCTGCACGACCCGGCCGGGAACGCCCTGGAGTTCAAGGCGTTCCGCGACGAGTCGCAGTTGTTCGCGCTGTGA
- a CDS encoding OFA family MFS transporter — protein MALGFLDRSRIVAPPGWTRWLVPPAALSVHLSIGQAYAWSVFKTPLEKTMHLTGTQSSLPFQLGIVMLGLSAAFGGTLVEKNGPRWAMFVSMCCFATGFLVSALGVATGQFWLVVVGYGAIGGVGLGIGYISPVSTLIKWFPDRPGMATGIAIMGFGGGALIASPWSSSMIGTTPTTGSIATAFLVHGVVYAAFMSLGWLIVRVPADGWKPAGWEPKTDHGTAMISTANVSAANAIKTPQFWLLWVVLCFNVTAGIGILEKASPMIVDFFKGTSTPVGAAAAAGFVALLSLCNMLGRFVWSSTSDAIGRKNIYRTYLGVGAVLYLVIALTSNSSKLVFILCAMVILSFYGGGFATIPAYLKDLFGTYQVGAIHGRLLTAWSVAGVLGPLIVNAIADSEKSAGKSGPDLYATSFYIMIGLLVVGFVANELVRPVQAKFHEPAAAGETAKSEA, from the coding sequence ATGGCTCTCGGCTTCCTGGACCGTTCCCGGATCGTCGCACCCCCAGGCTGGACGCGCTGGCTGGTGCCCCCGGCGGCCCTCTCGGTGCACCTGTCGATCGGGCAGGCCTACGCGTGGAGCGTCTTCAAGACCCCGCTCGAAAAGACGATGCACCTCACCGGCACGCAGAGTTCGCTGCCGTTCCAGCTCGGCATCGTCATGCTCGGGCTGTCCGCCGCGTTCGGCGGCACGCTCGTCGAGAAGAACGGCCCGCGCTGGGCCATGTTCGTCTCGATGTGCTGCTTCGCCACCGGATTCCTCGTCTCGGCACTCGGTGTCGCGACCGGGCAGTTCTGGCTCGTCGTCGTCGGATACGGCGCGATCGGCGGCGTCGGCCTCGGAATCGGCTACATTTCCCCGGTTTCGACGCTGATCAAGTGGTTCCCGGACCGGCCGGGCATGGCCACCGGCATCGCCATCATGGGCTTCGGCGGCGGCGCGCTGATCGCGTCGCCGTGGTCGTCGTCGATGATCGGCACCACGCCGACCACCGGCAGCATCGCGACGGCGTTCCTGGTCCACGGCGTCGTCTACGCGGCGTTCATGTCGCTCGGCTGGCTGATCGTGCGGGTCCCGGCCGACGGCTGGAAGCCGGCGGGCTGGGAGCCGAAGACCGACCACGGCACGGCGATGATCTCCACCGCGAACGTCTCGGCGGCCAACGCCATCAAGACGCCGCAGTTCTGGCTGCTGTGGGTGGTGCTGTGCTTCAACGTGACCGCGGGCATCGGGATCCTGGAGAAGGCGTCCCCGATGATCGTGGACTTCTTCAAGGGCACCTCGACGCCGGTCGGCGCGGCCGCGGCGGCCGGGTTCGTCGCGCTGCTGTCGCTGTGCAACATGCTCGGCCGGTTCGTCTGGTCGTCCACATCGGACGCGATCGGGCGCAAGAACATCTACCGCACCTACCTCGGTGTCGGCGCGGTGCTGTACCTGGTGATCGCGCTGACGTCGAATTCGTCGAAGCTCGTGTTCATCCTGTGCGCCATGGTGATCCTGTCGTTCTACGGCGGCGGGTTCGCGACGATCCCGGCGTACCTGAAGGACCTCTTCGGCACCTACCAGGTCGGCGCGATCCACGGCCGGCTGCTCACGGCGTGGTCGGTCGCCGGTGTGCTCGGCCCGCTGATCGTCAACGCCATCGCCGACAGCGAGAAGTCGGCCGGCAAGTCCGGCCCGGACCTCTACGCGACGTCGTTCTACATCATGATCGGCCTGCTGGTGGTCGGCTTCGTGGCCAACGAACTGGTGCGGCCGGTGCAGGCGAAGTTCCACGAACCCGCCGCGGCGGGCGAGACCGCGAAGAGCGAGGCGTGA
- the fdhD gene encoding formate dehydrogenase accessory sulfurtransferase FdhD → MGRVTVRRPVRRITATGDRRRPDSLAAEEPLELRVGGRALSVTMRTPGHDVELAHGFLLSEGVIGGREDIAVARYCDGVDNQGRNTYNVLDIALAAGVPPPDVGVERNFYTTSSCGVCGKAALDAVKLKTRYSPAGAPFAVKSETLATLPDALRAQQKVFASTGGLHAAALFTPDGGIDVVREDVGRHNAVDKVLGWAVMAGRIPAPGHGLLVSGRVSFELVQKAAMAGIGLLAAVSAPSSLAVELAEENGMTLIGFLRGESMNLYTGDHRVLT, encoded by the coding sequence ATGGGCAGGGTGACCGTGCGGCGGCCGGTGCGGCGGATCACCGCGACCGGGGACCGGCGGCGTCCCGACTCGCTGGCCGCCGAAGAACCCCTCGAGCTGCGGGTCGGCGGCCGCGCCCTGTCGGTGACCATGCGCACCCCGGGCCACGACGTCGAACTGGCCCACGGCTTCCTGCTGTCCGAAGGCGTGATCGGCGGCCGCGAGGACATCGCGGTCGCCCGCTACTGCGACGGCGTCGACAACCAGGGCCGCAACACCTACAACGTCCTCGACATCGCGCTCGCGGCCGGCGTGCCGCCGCCGGACGTCGGCGTCGAGCGCAACTTCTACACGACGTCCTCGTGCGGGGTCTGCGGCAAGGCCGCGCTCGACGCGGTCAAGCTCAAGACGCGCTACTCCCCCGCCGGCGCCCCCTTCGCGGTGAAGAGCGAGACGCTCGCCACGCTGCCGGACGCGTTGCGCGCGCAGCAGAAGGTGTTCGCCAGCACCGGCGGGCTGCACGCGGCGGCCCTGTTCACCCCGGACGGCGGGATCGACGTCGTCCGCGAGGACGTCGGCCGGCACAACGCGGTCGACAAGGTGCTCGGCTGGGCCGTCATGGCGGGCCGGATCCCGGCGCCCGGACACGGCCTGCTGGTGTCCGGGCGGGTGTCGTTCGAGCTGGTGCAGAAAGCGGCGATGGCCGGGATCGGCTTGCTGGCCGCGGTGTCCGCGCCGTCGTCACTGGCCGTCGAACTGGCCGAGGAGAACGGCATGACGCTCATCGGCTTCCTGCGCGGCGAGTCGATGAACCTCTACACCGGCGACCACCGGGTCCTGACGTAG
- a CDS encoding carotenoid oxygenase family protein, with protein sequence MGTKFLEGNFAPVSREHTITELAVTGSIPDFLDGRYLRNGPNPLSEVDPAAYHWFMGDGMVHGVRLRDGKAEWYRNRWVRNPSVTATLNGEDASRFCGLDALGANTNVIGHAGKTLALVEAGAPIYELTDELDTAGRCDFDGTLPGGYTAHPKRDPRTGELHAVSYFFGMGNKVQYSVIDAAGHARRTVDVEVTGSPMMHDFSLTERYVVFYDLPVTFNAEMAVAANVPSALRTPAKLVLSAMVGKVRVPDPVSAMMARKIGANGGLPYRWDPKYPARIGVMPREGGNGDVRWFDVEPCYVFHPLNAYDDGDDIVLEVVRHPRMFDRELHGPDEGGPTLDRWTVDLAAGKVIEERLDDRGQEFPRVDERLVGRRHRYGYAIATDGGATPAGSLFKHDFRTGSAQERAFGGGRQPGEFVFVPCHDDAAEDDGVLIGFVFDPATQRSDLTLLDAGTLETVAAVHLPDRVPHGFHGNWVPATP encoded by the coding sequence ATGGGCACCAAGTTCCTCGAAGGCAACTTCGCCCCGGTCAGCCGGGAACACACGATCACCGAGCTGGCCGTCACGGGGTCGATCCCGGACTTCCTCGACGGCCGTTACCTGCGCAACGGCCCGAACCCGCTGTCCGAAGTGGACCCGGCGGCCTACCACTGGTTCATGGGCGACGGCATGGTCCACGGCGTCCGCCTGCGCGACGGCAAGGCCGAGTGGTACCGCAACCGCTGGGTGCGCAACCCGTCGGTCACGGCGACGCTGAACGGCGAGGACGCGAGCCGCTTCTGCGGGCTCGACGCGCTGGGCGCCAACACCAACGTCATCGGCCACGCCGGCAAGACCCTCGCACTGGTCGAGGCGGGCGCGCCGATCTACGAGCTGACCGACGAGCTCGACACCGCCGGCCGCTGCGACTTCGACGGCACGCTCCCCGGCGGCTACACCGCCCACCCGAAGCGCGACCCGCGCACCGGCGAGCTGCACGCCGTCTCGTACTTCTTCGGCATGGGCAACAAGGTCCAGTACTCCGTGATCGACGCCGCCGGCCACGCCCGCCGCACGGTCGACGTCGAGGTCACCGGCTCGCCGATGATGCACGACTTCTCCCTGACCGAGCGGTACGTCGTGTTCTACGACCTGCCCGTGACGTTCAACGCCGAGATGGCCGTGGCCGCCAACGTGCCCAGCGCGCTGCGCACCCCCGCGAAGCTGGTGCTCTCGGCGATGGTCGGCAAGGTGCGCGTGCCGGACCCGGTGTCCGCGATGATGGCCCGCAAGATCGGCGCGAACGGCGGCCTGCCCTACCGCTGGGACCCGAAGTACCCGGCGCGGATCGGCGTCATGCCGCGCGAAGGCGGCAACGGCGACGTCCGCTGGTTCGACGTCGAGCCCTGCTACGTCTTCCACCCGCTCAACGCCTACGACGACGGCGACGACATCGTCCTGGAGGTCGTCCGCCACCCGCGGATGTTCGACCGCGAGCTGCACGGCCCGGACGAGGGCGGCCCGACGCTGGACCGCTGGACCGTCGACCTCGCCGCCGGGAAGGTCATCGAGGAGCGCCTCGACGACCGCGGCCAGGAGTTCCCGCGCGTGGACGAGCGGCTCGTCGGCCGCCGCCACCGCTACGGCTACGCGATCGCCACGGACGGCGGCGCGACCCCGGCCGGCTCGCTGTTCAAGCACGACTTCCGGACCGGCTCGGCGCAGGAGCGCGCGTTCGGCGGCGGACGTCAGCCCGGCGAGTTCGTGTTCGTCCCGTGCCACGACGACGCGGCCGAGGACGACGGCGTCCTGATCGGCTTCGTCTTCGACCCGGCGACGCAGCGCAGCGACCTGACCCTGCTCGACGCGGGAACGCTGGAGACGGTGGCCGCGGTCCACCTGCCGGACCGGGTGCCCCACGGCTTCCACGGCAACTGGGTGCCGGCCACGCCGTGA
- a CDS encoding TetR/AcrR family transcriptional regulator — MSPKPRATEVKDRLVDAAIRLLDDGGPESLQARKLAAEVGVSTMAVYTHFGGMAALVDEVARVGFLRLSAWLGAVTATDDPVADIFSLARTYRQAVAEQPQLFAVTFGQSAPGGKRATLSDLTTEEGREAAQEGLEAFEHIVRATERAIEAGRFRPADKYQAAAQLWSALHGFVTLEASGHFGPGEQGIDHILIPLGITLAVGLGDTVDQAGRSSEAAKAAWRARIGNAGQGGND; from the coding sequence ATGAGCCCGAAACCGCGCGCGACCGAAGTCAAGGACCGGCTCGTCGACGCCGCCATCCGGCTGCTCGACGACGGCGGCCCCGAGTCGCTGCAGGCCCGCAAGCTGGCCGCGGAGGTCGGCGTCTCGACGATGGCCGTCTACACGCACTTCGGGGGCATGGCGGCGCTGGTCGACGAGGTGGCGCGGGTGGGGTTCCTGCGGCTGTCGGCGTGGCTGGGCGCGGTCACGGCGACCGACGACCCGGTGGCGGACATCTTCTCCCTGGCCCGCACCTACCGGCAGGCCGTCGCCGAGCAGCCGCAGCTGTTCGCCGTGACGTTCGGGCAGAGCGCACCCGGCGGCAAGCGCGCGACGCTCTCCGACCTCACCACCGAAGAGGGTCGTGAAGCCGCCCAGGAGGGCCTGGAGGCGTTCGAGCACATCGTCCGGGCGACCGAACGGGCCATCGAGGCCGGACGGTTCCGGCCGGCCGACAAGTACCAGGCGGCGGCGCAGTTGTGGAGCGCACTGCACGGTTTCGTCACATTGGAGGCGTCCGGGCACTTCGGGCCCGGCGAACAGGGTATAGACCACATCTTGATACCCCTGGGCATCACCCTCGCGGTGGGGCTCGGGGACACTGTGGACCAGGCCGGACGCTCGTCCGAGGCCGCGAAAGCGGCTTGGCGCGCGCGAATCGGAAACGCCGGGCAAGGTGGGAACGACTAA
- a CDS encoding alpha/beta hydrolase family protein, translating to MGSAAVRDARRWLSRRSVLIAGASGVAVAGLAAGTATGKLPFSQALQRALGVASSNPTTQLGSTRVERVYSAARGRMVDLVFLLPSKTPPRGLPMSLMLHGLHGNARSAAPTGTLKQLSSDVARKAVPAYGFVAVDGGDNYWHQVHPNDDPMAMLLEEVPQWLRARGFAGDTGQPFACTGVSMGGFGALLYTRRRVERRQPPAAVATLAPALITNWPEMAKRHIFTGMEDWVSLDPLRHIAETASVPNAIWCGTEDSFITGVRRYIDVAHPAVAHTAHGKHGDTFNKTVVPSLVSFLGKHVPRTTA from the coding sequence TTGGGGAGCGCGGCGGTCCGGGACGCTCGGCGGTGGCTGAGCCGCCGTTCGGTGCTGATCGCGGGGGCGTCCGGGGTGGCCGTGGCCGGTCTCGCCGCGGGCACCGCCACCGGCAAGCTGCCCTTTAGCCAGGCCCTGCAGCGGGCGCTGGGCGTGGCGTCCTCGAACCCGACGACCCAGCTCGGCAGCACGCGCGTCGAGCGCGTCTACTCCGCGGCTCGCGGCCGGATGGTCGACCTCGTTTTCCTGCTGCCGTCGAAGACCCCGCCGCGCGGGCTGCCGATGTCGCTGATGCTGCACGGCCTGCACGGCAACGCCCGCAGCGCGGCCCCGACCGGCACCCTCAAGCAGCTCTCCAGCGACGTCGCCCGCAAGGCCGTCCCGGCGTACGGCTTCGTGGCCGTCGACGGCGGCGACAACTACTGGCACCAGGTGCACCCGAACGACGACCCGATGGCGATGCTGCTCGAAGAGGTCCCCCAGTGGCTCCGCGCGCGCGGCTTCGCGGGTGACACCGGCCAGCCGTTCGCCTGCACGGGCGTCTCGATGGGCGGGTTCGGCGCGCTGCTGTACACCCGCCGCCGGGTGGAACGCCGCCAGCCGCCCGCGGCGGTCGCCACGCTGGCGCCGGCCCTCATCACGAACTGGCCGGAGATGGCGAAGCGCCACATCTTCACGGGCATGGAGGACTGGGTGTCCCTCGACCCGCTGCGCCACATCGCCGAGACGGCGAGCGTCCCGAACGCCATCTGGTGCGGCACGGAGGACTCGTTCATCACCGGCGTCCGCCGCTACATCGACGTCGCCCACCCGGCGGTCGCCCACACGGCCCACGGCAAGCACGGGGACACGTTCAACAAGACGGTCGTGCCCAGCCTGGTCAGCTTCCTGGGCAAGCACGTCCCCCGCACCACCGCCTGA